In the genome of Bacillus marinisedimentorum, the window ACCCTGCAGCAGTCATGCTAGGTTCACAGGCCACTTCTGAACAACTTGAAGTGATGAGGCAGGAAATGGGGCTGAATGAACCATTACTTGTCCAGTTCTCCATATGGTTCATGAATATGATTAAAGGTGATCTGGGAACTTCATTGGTGTCCGGCCAAACTGTTCTTTCTTTAATTGCAGACCGGCTTCCAGCCACACTGAATTTGATTATATACGCCATCACCATTTCCATATTGATTGCGATTCCTCTTGGAGTGCTGGCTGCGGTCAAACACAATTCCAGTGTGGACTTTGCATCTATGCTTGTAGCGCTTATCGGTATTTCAATACCTAACTTTTGGGCAGCATTGATCCTTATTATGGTCTTTTCCCTTAACCTTGGCCTGTTCCCATCTACGGGATACATTTCGTTTACAGAAAATTTTTTCCAAAACATTCAACACCTGGCTCTGCCTGCATTTTCTCTTGGCTTTATCCAGGCCGGCATCATCACCAGGATGACAAGGTCAAGTATGCTTGATGTTTTGAGACAAGATTACATTAGAATGGTAAAAGCCAAAGGAGCGCCTCCATTTAGAGTGATTTTCAGACACGGTTTAAAAAACGCCATGGTGCCAATCATCACCATTATCGGAATTAATTTTGGCCTATTGCTGGGCGGCACTGTTGTGGTGGAATCTATTTTCAGCATCCCAGGCATCGGCCAACTGATGATTCAGTCTGTATTGAACCGGGATTACCCTGTCATTCAAGGAATCATCTTAGTCATTGCCACCATTTATGTGTTTATTACGTTGATCGTCGACCTTCTTTACACCTATTTTGACCCAAAAATCAATTACAGTAAGGGGTGATAAAGATTGGATGGTAAAGTTGCACAAAAAGAAAACAGTTTAGCAATAACCGTTTGGAAAGGGTTCTCCAGGCAAAAGCAAGGTGTAATCGGGCTCATCATAATAGGAACAGTCGTATTGATTGCTTTATTCGCACCCTTGATTGCTCCCTATCACCCCATAGATGATGTCAACTACTCCAAGCTGAATGCCGCGCCCAGTTCTGAGCATTTATTTGGCACAGATGAATACGGGAGAGATATCTTCAGCCGGGTACTATATGGAGCCAGAGTTTCAGTGTCTATCTCCTTCACCACGATTTTAATATCGGCAACGATTGGTGTCATGATGGGGTTGATATCCGGATACCTGGGTGGAATTACAGATAGCATTTTAATGAGGATTGTCGACGGATTAATGTCCTTTCCGCCTATCTTATTTGCCATTGCATTAATGGCCGCACTGGGAACAAGCACACAAAACATTATTCTTTCCCTGGCTATTGTTTATACCCCTATGTTTGCAAGGTTAATAAGGGGGACGGTTCTGTCTGTTAAGGAGCGAGAATATGTCGATGCAATCAAAGTAATGGGAGGTTCCAGGGCAAGAATTTTATTCAAGCACATCCTCCCCAACTGCATGTCGCCATTACTGATTCAAATGACTACATATTTTGCATATGCAATCCTGGCAGAAGCTGCATTAAGCTTCCTTGGCCTTGGAGTTCCACAGCCGAATCCAAGCTGGGGAAACATCTTGTATGATGGAAGACAATATATGATTGACTCCCCGTGGATTACCATTTTTCCAGGATTAGCGATTATGATAACCGTTTTGGGACTTAATCTGCTGGGAGACGGACTCAGAGATTATTTGGATCCCAAAATAGATTAATTGGAGGGTTTAGAATGAAAAAATATTTATTTGGCGAAATGACCTGGCCGGAAATCAAAGAAACAGTTGAAGAGGAACGAGTTGCTATCGTTCCCATCGGAATGATAGAAGAACACGGCCACCATCTCCCTGTTGAAACCGATGTAATCCTTGCAAACGAAGTTTGTGTGAGAGCGGGAAAAGAGCTCTCAGATAAAGTGGTCGTAGTTCCACCCGTAAATCACGGTTATGCTCCGCACCAAATGGATTTTCCCGGTGTTATTTCGATAAGCAGTTCCACTTTTATAAATTACATCGTGGATGTTGGTATCAGCCTCGCACATCAAGGTTATAAAAGAATCTTATTTTTTAACGGACATGGCAGTAATGTCTCCTTACTTCAAGTAGCTGCCAGACAGGTTAATCTTAAATACCCAGACGTGCAATGTGCCTCTCTTTCCCATTGGGATTTACAGCCTGTTATCGATTTAATGGAAGAAATCCGCGATTCTGAAAATCCTGGCGGAATAAATCATGCAGGAGAATTGGAAACTTCCATGTACCTGGCAATTAAAGAAGACCTTGTCCAAATGGATAAGGCCGTAAGAGATCTTGATAAATTTAAAACCTCTAAATATTTCTGGCTCGATTTAGTTGGAAAAGGGGATGGGCGCATCGTCGCAATGATGCCTTACTGGAGTACAATTTCAGAAACCGGCACCCTGGGCGATCCTACACCTTCAACAAAGGAAAAAGGCGAAAAAATTTTAAATGCTGCAGTAGAGGGCCTAATTGAATTTATCAAGATATTCAAAGACCGAAGCCTTAATCCAAGAGTCAATCATCACTTGTGATAAAGGGGGCCTTTCACATGACAAACAACCTTCTGGAAGTGCAAAATCTTTCAATCGAATTTTCAAACGGTAAAAAAACAAACAGAGTTGTTTCCAATATCAATTTCTTCATAAAAAATGGGGAAACCCTTGGTGTCGTCGGAGAGAGCGGCTGTGGAAAAAGTGTCACATCCCTGGCTATCATGGGGCTTATCCCCTCTCCTTCGGGGAAAATACCTGAAGGAAAAATATTATTTAAAGATCAAAACCTTGTAGAATTAAGTGAGAAGAAATTACGGGCAATCAGAGGAAAAGATATTTCAATGATCTTCCAGGACCCTATGAGCTCACTAGATCCCGCTTTTACCATCGGCTATCAGCTTGATGAAATTTTGAAGCTGCACACAAATATGTCTGATGAACAAGTCAGGGCAAAGTCTATTCATTTATTGCAATCAGTAGGCATACCAAGCGCTGAAGAGCGATACAGGCAATACCCTCATGAACTTTCCGGCGGGATGAGACAAAGAGTAGTAATAGCCATAGCCCTTGCATGCAGCCCTAACCTTTTAATTGCTGATGAGCCTACGACTGCTTTAGATGTAACGGTTCAAGCGCAGATTATGGACCTTATGAAAGAATTAAAAGAAAATATGCAAACTTCCATAATGTTGATCACCCACGACATCGGCGTTGTAGCTGAAATGTGTGACAGAGTTGTGGTCATGTATGCAGGACAGATTGTTGAAGAGGCAAGTGTAGTAGAACTTTTTGACACAAGTGCTCACCCCTATACGATAGGATTACTGGAGTCCGTGCCAAAAATAGGTGATGACAAATCCAACCTCTTCTCCATTCCCGGCAATGTCCCTTCCCCCGAAGAAATGCCGGCTGGGTGCCGTTTCCATCCCAGATGCCAGTTTGCAACTGATAAATGTATTTCAGAAGAACCTGGTGTAGAAAAAATAAACGAGAGTCATTCAGTAAAATGCTGGCATTATAAACAGGTGATGAATGAAAAGAGTGGTGAAAACATTGGAACCTTTGCTTGAAATCAAACAAATCAAAAAACACTTCCCTATTAATCAGGGCTTATTGAAAAAAAACCATAAATCCCTTAGAGCTGTCGACGGAGTGAACCTGGAATTAAGTGAACGGGAAACATACGGACTAGTAGGAGAAAGCGGCTGCGGAAAAAGCACATTGGGCCGCATGGTCGTAAACTTACTTAAACCTACTTCTGGAGAAATAACCTTTTATGGAAAAAACATTAGCGACTTTAAACGCAATGCCGAAAAAGAGTATTCCAAAAACGTTCAAATGATTTTCCAGGACCCCTATTCTTCTCTAAACCCAAGGCAAAAAGTCATCGACATACTTAAAGAACCATTAACGATCCACCGTCCTTCTTTATCCAATAAAGAAAAAAATGAAATCGCAATGAATTTGATTGAACGTGTTGGACTTAGCCCGGACCACGCATCAAGATTCCCCCACCAATTTAGCGGCGGTCAAAGACAACGGATTGGCATCGCCAGAGCTGTCGCCTTGGAACCAAAATTGATTGTGTGTGATGAACCGGTTTCAGCACTGGATGTATCGATCCAATCACAAATCATCAACTTGCTGAAAGATCTGCAAAAAGATTTGGGAATTTCATATTTGTTTATCGCCCATGATTTAGGAGTTGTAAAGCATATAAGTGATCGGATCGCTGTCATGTATCTCGGTAATATTGTGGAAGTCGCACCCAAAAGGGAAATTTTCGCCGAGCCGCTTCACCCGTACACACAGGCACTGCTTTCCTCCATACCTAAAGAACATCCAAATGAAAAGAAAGACCGAATCAAGTTGAAGGGTGAACTTCCCAGTCCGAGCAACCCGCCAAACGGATGTAAATTTCACACAAGGTGTCCTATCGCGGAAGATATTTGTAAAGTTGAATCACCTAATCTTGAGTTTAAAAAGAGCGGCCACAAGGTTGCTTGTCACTTTGCATGAAAAGTTATTAAAGAAAGGCTGTGTTAAACGCTAGTGTTGATTTCGAAAAAGGCATTCCTTTTTTGTAATTCACCTTGCATACCTTTCTTTTAAGAAGCACAGAGGGAAGTAGGATGAATCTGCCTGTTGTAGCATCCAAAGTCACTATATAGATTTTATCAGAAAGAATCTTTTTCATTTGTATACTATATTTATTTGTGAATTGATATCCACTATAGAAATAAGGTGCCTCTGCTGCTCTAAAGCCGCTCAGGCACCTTATTCACTGCCACCCGTCTTCACAAAGACGTCCCTGGCAATGTCACAAACGATTATCCAGCTCTTTTTCTCCAGTAATAGTGGATGTCCGAAAAAGGTGCATGACCCCTGCACGTTAAAGATCCGGTGCAGGCAATTCAATATGAGGCATATCGGCAGGCGATATACATTGTTACATACAAACCGAAACGAATCGTTTGCCAAAAATGAAGGCGATACCCTTTTTTTAAACCGATATGTAGTGACTATCACCCATATCGCCCCGCGATACGTTTTATAACAAGGCGTCAGCCTTTCTGATAGACTAAACTTTCCAAAGCTGAGTAGATTCAATTGACTTCATTCTTTTGTTATATCGCCAGTCGATACATCCGCTTACCATCAAAATCCTCTTTGGTAATACTCTCCTTAAGTACATTGAGCAGTAGCTTGTTATATGTTAATTTGGAGTACCATATCGGGTGGCGATATGGTATTGCATTTTATATGGGAGACTGTTTTCTGAAGTGTCTAAGATCAGGCATCTTTTCTGTTTGATCAAGAAACCGTCTTTGTATACCTGCACTTAGGATAGTTACTGCACCCATAAAACGAACCGAAATTCCCTTTCTTCAATGATAATGATCCACCACATTTCGGGCATATGTTCCGATCTCGGGAATCATTTATTTGTCTTACTTTTTCTGATTGGCTGGATTTGATTGATTCTACGTGTAACTTACTGACCCGTCTCTTTTCTTTCTTATCTTTTATAACTAAACGGTCTAATTTTCGGTTGATTTCTCTAAGTTTTTGGCCACTTATTTTATGGGTGTTCTGTTCTTGGATGACGTGTAGCAATTGCGGAAACTGGACGACTCTTGCCGATTTGAACTCTTCCTTAAACTTAAAAGTTGACTGATTGGAAAACGCAATAATGGAATGAATAGATT includes:
- a CDS encoding ABC transporter permease — translated: MASYIVKRLLSLIPVLLTVSIVVFLIIHFIPGDPAAVMLGSQATSEQLEVMRQEMGLNEPLLVQFSIWFMNMIKGDLGTSLVSGQTVLSLIADRLPATLNLIIYAITISILIAIPLGVLAAVKHNSSVDFASMLVALIGISIPNFWAALILIMVFSLNLGLFPSTGYISFTENFFQNIQHLALPAFSLGFIQAGIITRMTRSSMLDVLRQDYIRMVKAKGAPPFRVIFRHGLKNAMVPIITIIGINFGLLLGGTVVVESIFSIPGIGQLMIQSVLNRDYPVIQGIILVIATIYVFITLIVDLLYTYFDPKINYSKG
- a CDS encoding ABC transporter permease, whose protein sequence is MDGKVAQKENSLAITVWKGFSRQKQGVIGLIIIGTVVLIALFAPLIAPYHPIDDVNYSKLNAAPSSEHLFGTDEYGRDIFSRVLYGARVSVSISFTTILISATIGVMMGLISGYLGGITDSILMRIVDGLMSFPPILFAIALMAALGTSTQNIILSLAIVYTPMFARLIRGTVLSVKEREYVDAIKVMGGSRARILFKHILPNCMSPLLIQMTTYFAYAILAEAALSFLGLGVPQPNPSWGNILYDGRQYMIDSPWITIFPGLAIMITVLGLNLLGDGLRDYLDPKID
- a CDS encoding creatininase family protein; the protein is MKKYLFGEMTWPEIKETVEEERVAIVPIGMIEEHGHHLPVETDVILANEVCVRAGKELSDKVVVVPPVNHGYAPHQMDFPGVISISSSTFINYIVDVGISLAHQGYKRILFFNGHGSNVSLLQVAARQVNLKYPDVQCASLSHWDLQPVIDLMEEIRDSENPGGINHAGELETSMYLAIKEDLVQMDKAVRDLDKFKTSKYFWLDLVGKGDGRIVAMMPYWSTISETGTLGDPTPSTKEKGEKILNAAVEGLIEFIKIFKDRSLNPRVNHHL
- a CDS encoding ABC transporter ATP-binding protein translates to MTNNLLEVQNLSIEFSNGKKTNRVVSNINFFIKNGETLGVVGESGCGKSVTSLAIMGLIPSPSGKIPEGKILFKDQNLVELSEKKLRAIRGKDISMIFQDPMSSLDPAFTIGYQLDEILKLHTNMSDEQVRAKSIHLLQSVGIPSAEERYRQYPHELSGGMRQRVVIAIALACSPNLLIADEPTTALDVTVQAQIMDLMKELKENMQTSIMLITHDIGVVAEMCDRVVVMYAGQIVEEASVVELFDTSAHPYTIGLLESVPKIGDDKSNLFSIPGNVPSPEEMPAGCRFHPRCQFATDKCISEEPGVEKINESHSVKCWHYKQVMNEKSGENIGTFA
- a CDS encoding ABC transporter ATP-binding protein — encoded protein: MKRVVKTLEPLLEIKQIKKHFPINQGLLKKNHKSLRAVDGVNLELSERETYGLVGESGCGKSTLGRMVVNLLKPTSGEITFYGKNISDFKRNAEKEYSKNVQMIFQDPYSSLNPRQKVIDILKEPLTIHRPSLSNKEKNEIAMNLIERVGLSPDHASRFPHQFSGGQRQRIGIARAVALEPKLIVCDEPVSALDVSIQSQIINLLKDLQKDLGISYLFIAHDLGVVKHISDRIAVMYLGNIVEVAPKREIFAEPLHPYTQALLSSIPKEHPNEKKDRIKLKGELPSPSNPPNGCKFHTRCPIAEDICKVESPNLEFKKSGHKVACHFA